In the genome of Cryptomeria japonica chromosome 8, Sugi_1.0, whole genome shotgun sequence, one region contains:
- the LOC131071291 gene encoding uncharacterized protein At1g76660: MATNNNNGVNSTEILTAAADAISNQTLNQKRRWRGFWSGFWCFGSQKQAKQINPERPVPGNGVQPVDGDNPPATSTLLILAPPSSPASFLNSSNPSAAQSPAAFFSLSAMSASVYSPGGPTSNMFVTGPYAHETQLVSPPAFSTLNTEPSTAPYTPPPESVHLTTPSSPEVPFAQLFASPLDAKGASKKNGLILPSPLTSPRYIQTKDLQAAYQLYPGSPLSHLISPKSAVSGSGASSPFPDSEFPPRWSTHSGQDASFPKYEPSKIFNLDKVPPRAFILSHDSEVSCLAMSETFRVDKVKGIYHSNIHCGSEQYNSTLLSDMCSSSGEDVHQKRVTGTDTCGTSTVNESGIECSSKSEVDQLEANRASFGLSPNEVVSTCDSHSLVSGDIFFGSQLGAQKLYSGNIATSEKYSRKEEMQMTQLGLSDGRANNSTICFSQFIEVQARKDSGDGLLGSVLLERSATPTSDDYSFDITGGDKQVTGPGISDSSEHAEHEHVCHDADKLQYPLTANQTHLHNSGTKDKSPLNHSKYCSQTDEIFPSTGDFKFDKVEGNGDISIKGDLWVEHGGKRSAENGMKNWRFFPIMSPGVG, encoded by the exons ATGGccaccaacaacaacaatggtGTGAACAGTACTGAAATTCTGACCGCTGCTGCAGATGCCATCAGCAATCAGACATTGAACcag AAAAGAAGATGGAGAGGTTTCTGGAGTGGTTTCTGGTGTTTTGGGTCACAGAAGCAAGCAAAACAAATTAATCCAGAACGACCTGTACCAGGAAACGGAGTTCAACCAGTGGATGGTGACAATCCACCTGCAACATCAACTCTGTTAATATTGGCACCTCCCTCATCACCAGCTTCATTTTTAAACTCAAGCAATCCATCTGCTGCACAGTCTCCTGCTGCCTTCTTCTCTCTTTCTGCTATGTCAGCAAGTGTATACTCACCTGGTGGACCAACATCAAACATGTTTGTCACAGGGCCATATGCACATGAAACCCAATTGGTGTCACCTCCTGCTTTCTCAACACTTAACACAGAACCATCTACTGCTCCCTATACTCCACCACCTGAGTCCGTTCATCTTACCACTCCTTCTTCACCTGAAGTGCCCTTTGCACAGCTGTTTGCATCCCCGTTAGATGCAAAAGGTGCTTCTAAAAAGAATGGGTTAATCCTGCCTTCTCCTCTTACATCACCACGGTATATTCAAACAAAAGATCTTCAGGCTGCGTACCAGCTATATCCAGGGAGTCCTCTCAGTCATCTAATATCACCAAAATCGGCAGTTTCTGGATCAGGTGCTTCTTCTCCATTCCCTGACTCAGAATTTCCTCCAAGGTGGAGTACACATTCTGGTCAAGATGCCTCCTTTCCAAAGTACGAGCCATCAAAGATTTTTAATCTTGATAAGGTACCGCCAAGAGCTTTTATATTGTCTCATGATTCAGAGGTTTCCTGCCTTGCTATGTCAGAGACATTCCGTGTAGATAAGGTAAAGGGGATATACCATTCTAATATCCACTGTGGAAGTGAACAATATAATTCTACTTTATTATCAGATATGTGCTCTTCTAGTGGGGAAGATGTGCACCAAAAGAGAGTAACAGGAACAGATACATGTGGTACAAGTACAGTGAATGAATCTGGAATAGAGTGTTCAAGTAAATCTGAAGTTGATCAGCTCGAAGCAAACAGGGCATCATTTGGACTTAGTCCCAATGAAGTTGTGAGTACTTGTGATTCCCATTCACTAGTTTCAGGTGATATATTTTTTGGGTCCCAATTAGGGGCACAAAAATTGTACTCAGGAAATATAGCTACATCTGAGAAGTATAGCAGGAAGGAAGAGATGCAGATGACACAGTTAGGGTTGTCAGATGGTAGAGCTAATAACTCTACCATTTGCTTCAGCCAGTTTATAGAGGTCCAAGCTAGAAAAGACTCCGGGGATGGCCTTCTAGGCTCTGTTTTATTAGAAAGGTCTGCAACTCCAACTAGCGATGACTACTCCTTTGATATCACAGGTGGTGATAAACAGGTCACTGGACCAGGGATATCAGATAGTTCAGAACATGCTGAACATGAGCATGTGTGTCATGATGCTGACAAGTTACAGTATCCCTTGACAGCTAACCAAACACATTTACACAATTCAGGTACCAAAGACAAGTCACCCTTAAATCATTCAAAATATTGTTCTCAAACTGATGAGATATTTCCAAGTACTGGTGATTTCAAATTTGATAAGGTGGAAGGAAATGGTGACATTAGCATAAAAGGAGATTTGTGGGTAGAACATGGAGGGAAAAGATCTGCAGAAAATGGAATGAAAAATTGGAGATTTTTTCCTATCATGTCACCAGGAGTTGGTTGA